CCGCCGAACTGATCCGTGCCGAGATCGGCTGCGCCGACGCCGATGTGCACCTGCTGGTTGGCGGCACCCAGACCAACCTCACCGCCATCGCCGCGTTCCTGCGTCCGCACCAGGCGGTGATCGCTGCGGTCTGCGGCCACATCGCCACCCACGAGACCGGCGCGATCGAGGCCACAGGGCACAAGGTGCTCACCGTGGACGCGGCCGACGGCCGGCTCACGCCGGAGCGGATCGCGCCGTTGCTGGCCGAGCACGGCAACGAGCACCTGGTGCAGCCGCGGCTGGTCTACGTGTCCAACACCACCGAGGTCGGCACGATTTACCGCAAGCACGAACTGCAGGCCTTGCGCGTGTTCTGCGACGCGCACGGCCTGATGCTGTTCCTGGACGGCGCGCGCATCGGCAGCGCGCTCACCGCCGACGGCAACGACCTGCGCATGGCCGACATCGCCGCGCTCACCGATGCGTTCTATATCGGCGGCACGAAGAATGGTGCGCTGCTCGGCGAGGCGTTGGTGATCCTCCATCCGGCCTTAAAGGCGGATTTCCGCTATCTGCTCAAGCAACGCGGCGCACTGCTGGCCAAGGGCATGGTGCTGGGCACGCAGTTCGCCGCGCTGTTCGAGGACGGCCTGTTCTACGAACTGGCCGCGCACGCCAACCGCATGGCCACGCGGTTGCGCGACGGGTTGGCCGCCGCCGGTGCGCAGTTCGCCTCGGATTCGCCGACCAACCAGCTGTTCGTGATCCTGCCTGCCGCCGCGGTCGAGACGCTGGCGCAGCGCTACGACTTCGAGCGCTGGCAACTGCTGGGCGACGGCCGCTGGGTGATCCGCTTCGTCACTTCGTGGGCGACGCAGGACGCGGCGGTCGATGCACTGATCGCGGATTTCGCCACGCTGCTCCACTCCGGCACGCAGCGTGCGGCCGGCTGACATACCCCCAAGGAGAGGAAGATGAAAATCCGTACGCTTGTTGCCTGGGCCGTTGCCGCAGCGCTGGCCTTGCCGGCCGTCGCCGGTGCGCAGGTCAACAGCCTGCCGTCGCAGCCGCATCTGTTGGTGAAGGGGGAGGCTGAGCGCGAGGTGGTGCCGGATCGCTTCGGTCTGACAATCACCCTAAGCGCCGTGGATGCCGACCCGGGTGCGGCGCGTAAGCGTGTGCAGTCCAATGCCGAAAAGGTGCTGGCCGCGTTCGCACAGCGCCACGCGCTGGCAGGCAGCGTGCAGGCCACGACGCTGTCGATCGCACCCGAGCGTCGCTACCAAGAAGGCAAGCAGCTGTTCGAAGGCACGCGCGTGCAGCGCACGCTCTCCGCCGACTTCGCCGCATTGGGCGATGTACGCGCTTTGCTGGGCACATTGGCCACAAGCGAGGAAGTGCAGGTGTCGGGGATCGCGCCGCGTTACAGCGGCGAAGCCGCGCTGCGTGCCGAGCTCAAGCGCCAGGCGGCCGAGCAGACCCGCAGCTCCGCGCAATCCCTGGCCAAGGCCTATGGCGTGCGTCTGGGCGGCCTGTACACCATCTCCGAGGTGGCACCGAACTTCGCGTATGGCATCCAAGCCGGACGCTGGCCGTCCGAGTCGGTCTCGATGCAATTGGTGAGTGCGCCAGCCCCGCCTTCTGCATTTGGGTATGCCGCATCGCCCGCCGCCGAATCCCTCGAAGCCGGCAGCCTCACCCTCTCCGAAAACGTCTATGCGGTCTTCCTGATCGCGCAATGAGTCCTTCGCCATGCGGTGCGCGGCGGACACCGACGCAGTTCGCCGGCTGATCCGCCCGGCGCGCGCGATGGCACCCAGGCATGAGCCCGTCGCTCACCGCGCCACGTCGCGTGCCGCGCGGTCGATGAAATCGGCGACCACCTGCGGGTGCGACACCAGCGACAGGTGGCTCGACGCCAGATGCTGGACCTGGGCACCGATGTCGTGCGCCAGTTGCCGCTGCACCGTCGGCGGCAGGGCGTGATCCTTGTCGGTGACCAGATACCAACTGGGCTTGCTGCGCCATGCCGCATGCGACACCCTGTCGGCGAAGGCGCGCGCGGCGATGGGCTGCTGCGTGGCGGCGAGCACACGCACCTTGTCCATCGGCACATCGCCCGCCATGACGGTTCGAAAGGCGGTCGGCGCGTCGAGCCACAGCCATCCGTCCGCATCGGGCGTCAGGCCGTCCATGGGTGCGTGCAGCCGGGTCAGCAGGTCGGCGACCGATTCGTTGCTGTCGGGCACGAGGGCGGACAGATAGACCAGGCCGCGGACGTTGTCGGCATTGCCGGCTTCGGTGATGACCGCGCCTGCCCAGGAGTGCCCGACGAGCAGAACAGGTCCGCGCTGCCGCGCCAGCACGCGGCGGGTTGCGGCGACGTCGTCGGCCAGCGAGGTCAGCGGGTTCTGCACGGCCGTCACGTGGTAGCCCTTGCGCTGTAGTCGCCGTACGACCTCCGCCCAGCTCGATCCGTCGACGAATGCGCCGTGCACCAGCACGATGTTCGGCACGGCACCGCGGAGCGTCTCGGCCCGGCTTGATCGCGGAAACACACTGGCAGCGAGCACGCCGGCGACCGCAAGGCCCGCAAGAAGCTTGGTGGGGAACGCCATGAGAATTCCTTTGCCGTTTGCTCAGGCGGGCTGGGCGCTGACCACGGCGGCGGCGCTTGCCCAGCGTGCCGCCAGTGCGTCGGCGCGGATCGACGGCTCGAAACCTTGTACCGACACCGCGACCAGCCCATGGGTCACGAACGGATCCTCCGCCATCATGGCGTCGAGTTCGACGCGGCTCGTGCATGACGCCAGCACGATCCCGCCGGATTTGTCCGAATTTGGTCCCGCCGCCAGGATGCGGCCTGCCTGGATATGGTTCGCCAGCCATCGGCGGTGAGCATCGAGATGCGCCTGGATGTACTCGGGCGGGCGGAGGTAGGACAACGCGACGATGTAGATCATCTGGATTCCTCGAGAAAGTGCGGGTGATCAGTGCAGGGCGATCTGGCGCGCAACGTCGGCCGCGGCACTGCGGGCGGCGGACATGGCCTGCGTGGCCAGTACATCGCCCTTCGAAAGGGGTTCGGCGCGAACGACATGCACATCGGTGATGCCCAGGAAGCCCAGCGTGGCCTTGAGATACGGCTCCTGGAAGTCCAGTGGCGCGAGGGGGCCGCTCGTGTAGACGCCGCCGCGCGTGGTCACGATCACCACGCGCTTGCCAGTGGCCAGTCCTATCGGACCGTCGGGCGTGTAGCGGAAGGTCCGGCCGGGCTGCACGATCCGGTCGATCCACGCCTTCAACTGCGTGGCGACCGAGAAGTTGTACATCGGTGCGCCGACAACCACGACGTCGCTGGCCAGGAATTCGGTGACCAGCGCTTCGGATCGCGCGTGCTCGGCGGCTACGCTTGCCGTGTCCGCCGGTGCGGTCAAGGGGCGAAATCCGGCCGCGACGGGGCCATCGAGATGCGGAATCGCTTCGGCGACGAGGTCGCGGTAGCGGATCTGTGCCGCTGGTACGTGCGCCAGCAGCTCTGCGACAACCAATGCCGTCAGCGCTCGGGACGCCGACGCATCGCCGAGGATGCTCGAATCGAGGTGGAGGATGTGCATGGTGCTCTGTCCGCTGTTGGGTGAGTGAAGCTGCGCGTGGGCGCCGGCTCGGCGATGCGGAGGATGGCCGCCCGGTCGCTGGGCGTCCAAGACGGAATATGGGAAAGTTGAGACCCAAAAGGACACACCCCAATGCTCGACCTGCGCCAGCTTCGGTATTTCGTTGCGGTGGCCGAAACCGAGAACGTCGGTCGTGCGGCCGAGCAGTTGTACATCTCGCAGTCGCCGCTGAGCCGGCAGATCAAGCAACTGGAGGAGCAGTTGGGCGTGCTGTTGTTCGAGCGCAGCAAGCAGCGCATTCGGCTCACTCAGGAGGGGCGCGATCTGCTCGGCGAGGTGCGGACGCTGATCGCCAATGCCAATCGGGTCGAGACCTTCGCACGGCGCCTCGGTGCAGGCAGTGCCGGGCGCCTGGCGATCGGCTACGTGGAGGGCGCGATGTATGCGAACGTGGTCAGCCCGAGCGTACGCGCGTTCCGGATCGCCAGCCCGTCGGTGCTGCTGTCGCTGCAGGGATTGGGGACCGCGGTGCAGTTCGATTACCTGCGCCGGCACATGCTCGACGTGGGGCTCGCCTACCGGATGCCGGAACGCGATACCGGCCTGAGCAGCGCACTGGTGCTGGACGAGCCGTTGACGCTGGCGATCCCGAAGGGGCATCCGTTGTGTCGTTCGCGCAGCATCACCCCGGCGCAGCTCGACGGGCAGACCTGGATCGCGGTGACGCGCCAGCCGGTGGATACGATTCGCCCAGCATTGCTCGCCGCCTGCCAGGATGCCGGTTTCACGCCGGACATCGCCTACGAGACCTCCGATCCACTGGCCTCGCTGTATCTGGTGAGTGCCGGCCTCGGTGTGGCGCTGGTCCAGTCCGCGTTGAAGGAGCGCGCGCCGGCCGGCATCGTGTTCCGCGATCTGCCTTGGCTGAGACTGCGGGTGAAGCTGTATCTGGTCTGGCGCAGCGACGATGCGCGTCCGATCGTCGCCACCTTCCGCGAGGCGGTCGCCACCTTTGCCGGGCACGCGCTGGACGTTTGAGCGCCGTGCCTGCGGCGTCCGGCGGATCGGAAGATCGACCGGTCTGCCTTGCTGTCGAGGAGTGCGGTAACGGGCCGCAGGCGCGGCGTGCTCGCCGTCGCCGCGGTGCTCGCGTGGTCCGCTGCCCGCGGCGACACGACCGGCGTGGCGCGCAATCGACACTGTCGAACATGGGCATTACACTCGGGATCGGCCTGTCGCCGCTGCCTGCAGCGGTGGCCGGACCCTCCATCGATCAAGTGGCCGAGTGCATGACCCGCAACATCCCGTTCAACGTGGTGCATTGGTGGCGCTTCTCCTAGAAGCGGCGCACCCCTGCGGTCCATGACTGCACGATCGCCGCCCTGACCGGTGGCGGCTTCCCTCGGCTCCCGGCATGGCGGCTCCCAACGAAGGAGAGTTGTCTTGTCCCCCACCAGATCCACGCCTCCCATGCCTGCCGCGCGTCACGGCGCCTGCCCGGTTTCCCGCGTCTGCGGAGCCGGCGCCTCCCGCCACGGATCGGTGGCATCCATGCGTGAGGACCGAACCGCTCCTGGTGCTGTCGTTGCGGGTGCTGCGCGGCAACGATGGCGGGCGCGAACGATGCTGCGGTTGCGCCGCACCCAGCCATCGCGCGTCAGTGCTGCACGCGGATCGGCTTTCTCTCTCCAAGACATG
This genomic stretch from Xanthomonas sacchari harbors:
- a CDS encoding low specificity L-threonine aldolase, with the protein product MSAAAPRIGFRNDYSEGAHPRLLAALATASAEQNAGYGLDRHSARAAELIRAEIGCADADVHLLVGGTQTNLTAIAAFLRPHQAVIAAVCGHIATHETGAIEATGHKVLTVDAADGRLTPERIAPLLAEHGNEHLVQPRLVYVSNTTEVGTIYRKHELQALRVFCDAHGLMLFLDGARIGSALTADGNDLRMADIAALTDAFYIGGTKNGALLGEALVILHPALKADFRYLLKQRGALLAKGMVLGTQFAALFEDGLFYELAAHANRMATRLRDGLAAAGAQFASDSPTNQLFVILPAAAVETLAQRYDFERWQLLGDGRWVIRFVTSWATQDAAVDALIADFATLLHSGTQRAAG
- a CDS encoding SIMPL domain-containing protein; the protein is MRTLVAWAVAAALALPAVAGAQVNSLPSQPHLLVKGEAEREVVPDRFGLTITLSAVDADPGAARKRVQSNAEKVLAAFAQRHALAGSVQATTLSIAPERRYQEGKQLFEGTRVQRTLSADFAALGDVRALLGTLATSEEVQVSGIAPRYSGEAALRAELKRQAAEQTRSSAQSLAKAYGVRLGGLYTISEVAPNFAYGIQAGRWPSESVSMQLVSAPAPPSAFGYAASPAAESLEAGSLTLSENVYAVFLIAQ
- a CDS encoding alpha/beta fold hydrolase, with protein sequence MAFPTKLLAGLAVAGVLAASVFPRSSRAETLRGAVPNIVLVHGAFVDGSSWAEVVRRLQRKGYHVTAVQNPLTSLADDVAATRRVLARQRGPVLLVGHSWAGAVITEAGNADNVRGLVYLSALVPDSNESVADLLTRLHAPMDGLTPDADGWLWLDAPTAFRTVMAGDVPMDKVRVLAATQQPIAARAFADRVSHAAWRSKPSWYLVTDKDHALPPTVQRQLAHDIGAQVQHLASSHLSLVSHPQVVADFIDRAARDVAR
- a CDS encoding YciI family protein produces the protein MIYIVALSYLRPPEYIQAHLDAHRRWLANHIQAGRILAAGPNSDKSGGIVLASCTSRVELDAMMAEDPFVTHGLVAVSVQGFEPSIRADALAARWASAAAVVSAQPA
- a CDS encoding FMN-dependent NADH-azoreductase translates to MHILHLDSSILGDASASRALTALVVAELLAHVPAAQIRYRDLVAEAIPHLDGPVAAGFRPLTAPADTASVAAEHARSEALVTEFLASDVVVVGAPMYNFSVATQLKAWIDRIVQPGRTFRYTPDGPIGLATGKRVVIVTTRGGVYTSGPLAPLDFQEPYLKATLGFLGITDVHVVRAEPLSKGDVLATQAMSAARSAAADVARQIALH
- a CDS encoding LysR substrate-binding domain-containing protein; amino-acid sequence: MLDLRQLRYFVAVAETENVGRAAEQLYISQSPLSRQIKQLEEQLGVLLFERSKQRIRLTQEGRDLLGEVRTLIANANRVETFARRLGAGSAGRLAIGYVEGAMYANVVSPSVRAFRIASPSVLLSLQGLGTAVQFDYLRRHMLDVGLAYRMPERDTGLSSALVLDEPLTLAIPKGHPLCRSRSITPAQLDGQTWIAVTRQPVDTIRPALLAACQDAGFTPDIAYETSDPLASLYLVSAGLGVALVQSALKERAPAGIVFRDLPWLRLRVKLYLVWRSDDARPIVATFREAVATFAGHALDV